Proteins found in one Xenopus laevis strain J_2021 chromosome 1L, Xenopus_laevis_v10.1, whole genome shotgun sequence genomic segment:
- the helt.L gene encoding hairy and enhancer of split-related protein HELT, translating into MDIAMLGSTPHRISLGASARVKERRRAPVSHKVIEKRRRDRINRCLSELGKTVPMALAKQNSGKLEKAEILEMTVQYLRALHATDLPRGRDKDLLSEFANYFHYGYHECMKNLVHYLTTVERMETKDNKYARIVAFLQSKAHLSTEPIFSPLQEVDVSCQLHSPPDYTSPVDSTFPPCSGGSFSWHGTTRSPALNYLGSPAAMSLACSPSQQSAHGTFFSPVQSLDRHYINFLGHSHTSNFGVHSTQHPTVI; encoded by the exons ATGGACATTGCAATGCTAGGATCGACCCCTCATCGTATCTCCCTCGGAGCTTCAGCGAgagtgaaggagaggaga AGAGCTCCAGTCTCCCACAAAGTCATAGAGAAAAGGAGGAGAGACAGAATAAACCGGTGCCTCAGTGAATTGGGCAAAACTGTGCCTATGGCTCTAGCTAAACAG AACTCAGGGAAACTGGAAAAAGCTGAAATACTGGAGATGACAGTTCAGTACCTGAGAGCTTTACACGCTACGGATTTGCCAAGAGGCAGAGACAAAG ATCTCCTGTCTGAATTTGCCAATTATTTCCATTATGGCTACCACGAGTGCATGAAAAACCTGGTGCACTATCTGACAACTGTTGAGAGGATGGAGACCAAGGATAACAAATATGCACGAATTGTCGCCTTCCTGCAGTCTAAAGCCCACTTGTCCACCGAACCCATCTTCAGCCCTTTGCAGGAGGTTGATGTGTCTTGTCAGCTTCATTCCCCCCCTGACTATACAAGTCCTGTAGACTCTACTTTTCCACCATGTTCAGGAGGCTCATTCTCATGGCATGGCACCACTAGAAGCCCCGCACTCAATTATCTCGGCAGCCCAGCGGCAATGTCTCTTGCATGCAGCCCTTCCCAGCAGTCGGCACATGGAACCTTCTTCTCCCCAGTGCAGAGCTTGGACAGACATTACATCAACTTTCTGGGACATTCACATACCAGCAACTTCGGGGTGCACAGCACACAGCACCCTACTGTTATATGA